The Halogranum gelatinilyticum genome contains a region encoding:
- a CDS encoding deoxyribonuclease IV, with protein sequence MQVGAHVSISSSKVDSDEETPPHGNIANAVSRQVAFGGNCGQIFTTSPRVWQEPDIEDDEAETFRRETEEKLAGPWVIHASYLVNLCTPKDGLREKSINSMQTEVDAAATLGVPYVNVHLGAHTGAGVEGGLENAASALDELDIPDGVTVLIESDAGSGTKLGGDFEHLATVLEESEQDLDVCLDTAHAFAAGYDLSTEEGVHETVAELDDIVGLEHLKYIHLNDSKHECGTNKDEHALIGEGLIGEEGMRAFINHPDLADVPMALETPTEDGKGFAWNIQRVREYREA encoded by the coding sequence ATGCAAGTCGGAGCCCACGTATCCATCTCCAGTTCGAAGGTCGACAGCGACGAGGAGACGCCGCCGCACGGCAACATCGCCAACGCCGTCTCCCGACAGGTCGCCTTCGGCGGCAACTGCGGCCAGATCTTCACCACCTCTCCGCGCGTCTGGCAGGAGCCGGATATCGAAGACGACGAGGCCGAGACGTTCCGCCGCGAGACCGAAGAGAAACTGGCGGGGCCGTGGGTCATCCACGCCTCCTATCTCGTCAACCTCTGTACGCCCAAGGACGGCCTGCGCGAGAAGTCCATCAACTCGATGCAGACGGAGGTCGACGCCGCGGCCACGCTGGGCGTCCCCTACGTCAACGTCCATCTCGGTGCCCACACCGGCGCGGGCGTCGAAGGCGGCCTGGAGAACGCGGCCAGCGCGCTCGACGAACTCGACATCCCGGACGGCGTGACGGTGCTCATCGAGAGCGACGCCGGGAGCGGAACCAAACTCGGCGGCGACTTCGAGCATCTCGCGACCGTCCTCGAGGAGTCCGAACAGGACCTCGACGTCTGTCTCGACACGGCCCACGCCTTCGCTGCGGGCTACGATCTCTCGACCGAGGAGGGCGTCCACGAGACGGTCGCGGAACTCGACGACATCGTCGGGCTGGAGCATCTCAAGTACATCCACCTCAACGACTCCAAACACGAGTGTGGCACGAACAAGGACGAACACGCTCTCATCGGTGAGGGCCTCATCGGCGAGGAGGGGATGCGCGCGTTCATCAACCATCCCGACCTCGCTGACGTTCCGATGGCGCTGGAGACTCCGACCGAGGACGGCAAGGGCTTCGCGTGGAACATCCAACGCGTCCGCGAGTACCGCGAAGCGTAG
- a CDS encoding arsinothricin resistance N-acetyltransferase ArsN1 family B, translated as MSEAEIRLATRDDAEAIAEIYRPYVEETAITFELEPPTAEEIRERIEKKLVDYPWLVCEHEGRVVGYAYAGAVRTREAYQWSVESSVYVAESAHRNGVARGLYESLFALLDLQGYLNVYAVVTLPNPGSVALHEAFGFEHDARFEKMGYKSGAWHDVGWWSLSLGEHPEAPSPPTSLATAREHDEWTERLHRGEDSVRL; from the coding sequence GTGAGCGAGGCGGAAATCCGCCTCGCCACGCGCGACGACGCCGAGGCAATCGCCGAGATCTACCGCCCCTACGTCGAGGAGACGGCCATCACCTTCGAGTTGGAGCCGCCGACGGCCGAGGAGATTCGCGAGCGTATCGAAAAGAAACTCGTCGACTACCCGTGGCTGGTCTGTGAGCACGAGGGCAGAGTCGTCGGCTACGCCTACGCCGGGGCGGTCCGGACGCGCGAGGCCTACCAGTGGTCCGTCGAGAGTTCGGTCTACGTCGCCGAGTCGGCGCACCGAAACGGCGTCGCTCGCGGTCTCTACGAGTCGCTGTTTGCACTGCTCGACCTACAGGGCTATCTCAACGTCTACGCCGTCGTCACCCTCCCGAATCCGGGGAGCGTCGCCCTCCACGAGGCGTTCGGCTTCGAGCACGACGCCCGCTTCGAGAAGATGGGATACAAGAGCGGCGCGTGGCACGACGTCGGCTGGTGGTCGCTGTCGCTGGGCGAGCATCCCGAAGCACCGTCGCCGCCGACGTCGCTCGCGACGGCGCGGGAACACGACGAGTGGACCGAGCGACTG